From a single Nicotiana tomentosiformis chromosome 2, ASM39032v3, whole genome shotgun sequence genomic region:
- the LOC117280825 gene encoding SAGA-associated factor 29 homolog A-like, whose translation MTEGNEQKKKRMKGDSDIPRLSPSMRNQQEFFASLKGEQVTARVAQEDGEKDEWVIVKVTHYDKETKEFEVLDEEPGEDEEGGAHRKYKLPWSHIIPFPKISDLATTQEFPPGKQVLAVYPGTTALYKATVVQAGKVPLFSFTLEFDDDEEDGSLPQRLVPFNQAVALPDGHRQ comes from the exons ATGACAGAAGGCAACGAGCAGAAAAAGAAGAGGATGAAAGGTGACTCTGACATTCCCAGGCTCTCTCCTTCAATGCGAAATCAGCAGGAGTTCTTTGCTAGCCTGAAGGGTGAACAA GTGACTGCTAGGGTCGCGCAAGAGGATGGTGAAAAGGATGAGTGGGTCATTGTTAAAGTTACTCATTATGACAAAGAAACAAAAGA ATTTGAAGTTCTAGACGAGGAGCCAGGTGAAGATGAGGAAGGTGGTGCCCACAG AAAGTACAAGCTACCCTGGTCACATATTATACCTTTCCCCAAGATAAGTGATCTTGCAACCACTCAAGAATTCCCTCCTGGAAAACAAGTTTTGGCAGTTTACCCAGGAACCACAGCCCTGTACAAAGCCACAGTAGTCCAGGCTGGCAAGGTACCACTATTTAGTTTT ACATTGGagtttgatgatgatgaggaagATGGGTCTCTACCTCAACGCTTGGTGCCCTTTAACCAGGCTGTTGCTCTTCCAGATGGTCATCGCCAGTGA
- the LOC104093945 gene encoding LOW QUALITY PROTEIN: GDSL esterase/lipase At5g14450 (The sequence of the model RefSeq protein was modified relative to this genomic sequence to represent the inferred CDS: deleted 1 base in 1 codon), translating into MVGMTIFSCFCQLLTFSILSVSFPFSWNSVCLEQMRSRAMECAGILLVSLLLVPLKSVATEADKNISSSNLPPCNFGAIYNFGDSNSDTGGISAAFQPIQAPYGESFFHKPAGRLSDGRLLIDFIAEHMRLPYLSVYLDSIGSNFRHGANFATGGSTIRRQNQTIFQSGISPFSLDVQIMQFHRFEGRTEELYRQATDLSEKNKFPRPREFSKALYTLDIGQTDLAVGFRQMSNIQLRAAIPDIINQFSAAVTRLYQQGARAFWIHNTGPIGCLPTATLYLRNPKPGVLDNYGCLKSQNKMALEFNRQLETRIRTLRAELGHAAITYVDVYAAKYELISNANSQGFMEPHKICCGLHEGNTHVWCGQKAIVRGAEVFGGACANPSIYISWDGVHYSQAANQWTANQILNGSFSDPPIPITHACHKRLHY; encoded by the exons ATGGTTGGCATGACCATTTTCAGTTGTTTCTGCCAGCTTCTAACATTCAGTATTCTTTCTGTTTCTTTTCCCTTCAGTTGGAATTCAGTGTGCTTGGAACAAATGAGGAGCAGAGCAATGGAATGTGCAGGAATACTGTTAGTTTCACTACTACTTGTCCCTTTGAAGAGTGTAGCAACTGAAGCTGATAAGAACATCAGTAGTTCTAATTTGCCGCCATGTAAT TTCGGGGCAATATACAATTTCGGGGACTCGAATTCGGACACCGGCGGTATCTCAGCAGCATTTCAACCAATACAAGCACCTTATGGTGAGAGCTTCTTCCACAAACCAGCTGGAAGGCTTTCAGATGGTCGTCTTCTCATTGACTTTATTG CTGAGCACATGAGACTACCCTACTTGAGTGTCTATCTAGATTCCATTGGCTCAAATTTCAGGCACGGAGCCAATTTTGCAACAGGAGGATCCACCATTCGTAGGCAAAACCAGACTATATTCCAAAGTGGTATTAGCCCCTTTTCACTGGACGTTCAAATTATGCAGTTCCATCGCTTCGAAGGCAGAACTGAAGAGCTCTATAGACAAG CGACAGACTTGTCAGAGAAGAACAAATTCCCTCGTCCTCGCGAATTTTCGAAGGCTCTCTACACACTTGACATAGGCCAAACTGACCTAGCTGTTGGTTTCCGCCAGATGAGTAATATACAACTTCGGGCAGCCATACCAGACATAATAAACCAGTTCTCTGCAGCAGTTACA CGTCTGTATCAACAAGGGGCAAGGGCATTTTGGATACATAACACAGGTCCAATTGGCTGCTTGCCAACAGCCACATTATACCTCAGGAATCCAAAACCAGGTGTTCTTGATAATTATGGATGCTTAAAGAGCCAGAATAAGATGGCCTTAGAGTTTAATAGACAGCTGGAAACCAGGATAAGAACACTGAGGGCAGAGCTCGGGCATGCTGCTATAACATATGTAGATGTCTATGCTGCCAAGTATGAATTGATCAGCAATGCCAACAGCCAAG GTTTCATGGAACCCCACAAAATATGCTGTGGATTGCATGAGGGGAACACGCATGTATGGTGTGGACAGAAAGCAATAGTGAGAGGGGCAGAAGTGTTTGGAGGGGCTTGTGCCAACCCTTCAATTTACATAAGCTGGGATGGAGTACATTACTCTCAAGCTGCTAATCAATGGACTGCAAATCAGATACTAAACGGCAGTTTCTCTGATCCTCCCATTCCCATTACCCATGCTTGTCATAAACGTCTTCATTATTAG